The window TTCACTGCATCACAATTTATTTCCAAAATGCACAGTTCCATTTTGCACCATTCTCCACTCCCTCCAGTCAATCCAAAACTCCACAAACCTGCACTCCGTGAAGAGACCATTATCTGGGGCAGTCTAATCTGTTCCCTTTGAGAGGGGAAGGTCCATCCTGTAAATGAATCCCTAGTAAACTGGATGATTCGGGGGTGGCTCTCCCGTGGGGACTAGTTCCTATGGTTTGCCTTTGGTCACTAGAGGGTGCTGTGGCAGGAACAAGAGTAGATCTGTACTGCTAGGAGACACAGCTAGGTGAGGATACCAGTCTGCAGTGAATCTTCATTGGCTTTGTCTCCCCCGAGCCAGGACTCCCAGCCTACCCTCCTACTTTCAACTGTCTCATGCGCTGCCAGGTGTTGCTCCCTCCCTCACCAGAGGAATGGCAAGAGGCAGGCAGTTAAGAACAGCAGCTGTTAGGATCCAGCAGTCGGGTGAGTGCAGCTTGTCAGGAAAGAGCCAGCCAGAAGGGATCTCCTACTGGCAGCTTGAGGGGTTGTGTGGTGCACTAgcgaggtgggagggaggggtgtatTGTGAGTAGGGAAAGGGAAGCGACAGCAACTACCATTTGAGGGAGTAGTTACTCCGCTTAGCTGAGCCAGACGTTATTCTTCAACCTGCTGTGCTTTGGATTTGATTGGAACAGACTTCACTGATTATGGCAGTGAGAGATACCTGTCACCAGTAGACAAGTGGCTGAATGCATAGAGAAGGCTGCAGGGACATCACAGCTTGCTGCTCTGGTGTCCTGCATGGGACATCCACTCCTTCAGGGGAGGGTTTCCCATGGACACCAGTTTCTTCAGAAAAGCAGTGGGTTGCATTCTGGGAATGTCAGGATGGGCCTCAGAATATTTTTGCAATTTAGCCAGAATGTGAGGTAGCCCAATGGTAGAAGCATAAAACATGGGGCCACCTCTGTGTTTTGGCCATCCGTAGCCATGAACGTAGATTACATCAATATCTTCTGGGGCAGAAGCTATTCCATCATCTAAAATCTGGAAGCCCTCATTGATGAGGGTATACAGACAACGCTCCAGGATTTCCTCCTCGTCTATGAAGCGTGCCTGAATATGATGGGCATCTCTATACCCAATCAGGAAATTGTGAAGCCATGGATCTGGATTAGCTATTCTAGCCCCAGGTTTATCATATTGGTACCAGCCCATACCAGTCTTCTGGCCATACCTTCCATTCTCACATAGATGATCAGGCAGTGGGCTGTATCTCCTCCTGCCACGCAGGCGAGCAGGAGTTCCTGGAGCCAGTTCGGGTCCAGTCAGGCCCTGCCCTTTCCGAGATCTCCAGCCCACATCAAGCCCAGCAAGATCTGACATTCGGAAGGGCCCCATATTGAAACCAAATCCCTCTAGAGCTTGATCTACTTCTTCTGGTTTACATCCTTCTTCTAGCAGGAAAACTGCCTGTTCAGCATAAGGAACCATCATTCTGTTACCAACAAATCCAAAGCAATTCCCTACAACAACCCCTATTTTGCCTATAGTTTTAGCTAAACCCATGGCGGTGGCAATGGTGATGGGCGATGTGTGACGACCACGGATTATTTCTAACAGCTTCATTACATGGGCAGGTGAGAAGAAGTGAGTACCAATGACCTGGTGAGGGCGAGTGGTGGCTGAAGCAATCTCATCAATatccagggcagaggtgttagtGCACAAGAAGGACCCTGGCTTGCAGATTGCTGACAACTTATGGAAGATCTCCTTCTTCAGAGCCATGTCCTCAAACACAGCCTCAATAACTAGATCTACATCCTGTAACACACGAAAGTCCAGAGTGAACTGGAGAAGGGCTGGATCACAGGCATCCGAGCGTTGGCCACTCCACTGCATTTTTGAAGCCTCATGTTCTAGAAGGGATGTCACAGCTCTTCCTCCTACCTCCAGCTGCTTCTGATCCTGCTCTAGAGCTACTACGGACATCTTGGCCTTCACCAGAGAAGTCACAATGCCTCGGCCCATTGTTCCCAGCCCTAATGATAAAAGCAAGAGAGAAACAGAGACTGTAAGTACTAGGAATTATTAAGTACACCTCTGCAAATGGGCTCCTTTGGTACTTCCAGCACGTAAAGCAGGTCTCTGTGCAAATTAAACAGGGGCATGTAGATGGGAAAAAAGTAAATGGAAAATTGGGGGAAAGCAACATTTTAATTTGGTCTTTGAGTGCACTTAGAGGGCTAATTGGAGCATCTGTCTGAAAAGTGAAGATGTAACGGCAAGCTAATGTCTGTTCAAGGATGTAGAACCATGCTGGGGTAGTATGCAGAGCACATGTACCCTTgtgtatagaatagaatagaatagaatattagggttggaagggacctcaggagattatctagtccaaccccctgctcaaagcaggaccaatccccaatatttgcccaagatccttaaatggccccctcaaggattgaactcacaaccctgggtttagcaggccaatgctcaaactactgagctatccctcccccaatttaATTTAAGTCGGTTCTCCAATTCATATATTATCATATGGGAGGTAGCTGGAGTAGGGCAGTAGaagtcaggaaacctggattctatttgcagctctgctactgacttccaGTGTGACCCTTTGCAAGGCACTTTTGAGTACCtaagttccccagctgtaaattagggctgttgaacctttatctatttttaaaacatgcacaCAGAAAACTGTCATACGTAAGCAAGAGGAAACAAATAAGAGTTTAACTCTAGTGAAGTACAGAACTTGATCTTCCAGACCCTGTACTACGCGGAACTTCAAACTCTGGAAATGGAATTTGGCATTTGATTTAAAAC of the Dermochelys coriacea isolate rDerCor1 chromosome 9, rDerCor1.pri.v4, whole genome shotgun sequence genome contains:
- the EHHADH gene encoding peroxisomal bifunctional enzyme; the encoded protein is MAQQYARGAAAVAMIRLNNPPLNALSSAVVRALEQGVKKADADPAVKAVVICGTNGTFSAGADIRGFSSIQAGDGPSLTSVIDLIERSEKPVVAAIEGMALGGGLEVALGCHYRIAHAQAWVGLPEVTLGILPGAGGTQRLPRLIGVPAALDLITTGKRVLAAEALKLGIVDEIVEENTINAAIHLANKVSGQPLNPRRLSLKQVQSLPNMDAILSEVLLKVKKQARGCLSPEMCVQAVKASVQLPFTEGIWKERELFNLLLTSGQAKALQYAFFAQRAAQKWTTPSGASWKTATAQPIRKVAVIGLGTMGRGIVTSLVKAKMSVVALEQDQKQLEVGGRAVTSLLEHEASKMQWSGQRSDACDPALLQFTLDFRVLQDVDLVIEAVFEDMALKKEIFHKLSAICKPGSFLCTNTSALDIDEIASATTRPHQVIGTHFFSPAHVMKLLEIIRGRHTSPITIATAMGLAKTIGKIGVVVGNCFGFVGNRMMVPYAEQAVFLLEEGCKPEEVDQALEGFGFNMGPFRMSDLAGLDVGWRSRKGQGLTGPELAPGTPARLRGRRRYSPLPDHLCENGRYGQKTGMGWYQYDKPGARIANPDPWLHNFLIGYRDAHHIQARFIDEEEILERCLYTLINEGFQILDDGIASAPEDIDVIYVHGYGWPKHRGGPMFYASTIGLPHILAKLQKYSEAHPDIPRMQPTAFLKKLVSMGNPPLKEWMSHAGHQSSKL